The genomic interval CTGCGCCCACGGCTTCCGCTTCCTTAAGGGGTGAGTCtgggacccccgggggggggacaGACGGGGGGGAACCCTCGATATGGGGTGCATCTCTGTGCTCCTTCCCCAGGGCCGAAATCCTCCACTATTACCCCAACAAGTTCATCCAGCGGGACGACATGAAGCGCTTCCACATCCTCAACACCCTCTTCAACCTCACAGGTGAGTGAGactccccagccccctgccccaggccCCCCAACCCCATCGTGGGTTGCTGCCCTCCCCCTGTGCCCCCCGCATCCCCTCTCacagccccctccctggcagaggCCCACCTCTACGCCTGTCTCGTGGActtcttcaccaactgctccagaTACGTCAAGTAAGAGGGAGATGGTGGGTGGGGGCTTAGACCTGGTGGGTTGGGGatgggtaggggggggggggtctcccctcAGCAGGGCAGCCCCTTCAACCCCCCTTTTCCTGACCATTGCAGCTGTGACACCGGTTACAAGCATGGAAACCTCTTCATGTCCTTCCGCAGCATGTTCCAGGATGTGCGCGAGGCCATGGACAGTGTCCACCTCTCGGTGGGTGcagtgggcagggggctggcagagcggggggaggggggggggcttgcTGGGGGCATGCTGAGAGTAgtggggacaccccccacccccagggagGTTTTGGCCAGACCATCGAtcccctctgcagggctgcctgaAAGAGAAGACACTGGAGAACCTGGAGAAGTACGTGGTGAAGGATGTGAGTGTCTGCTGACCCCCGTCCCTGTGGACCTTTCCCTACCCTGGTCCCCTCAGCTGGGTCCCTgtggcacccccagccccccctgccctgaCTTTCCCCTCGCCAGCCCCGGGTGCCGCTGCTGCTGAGCCGCATGAAGGAGGTGGGGAAGGTCTTTCTGGCCACCAACAGCGACTATAACTACACAGACGTGAgtagggggtgtgtgtgtctgtcttgtGTGTCCCACCCTCCCGGGTCCAGCCTGCCctgggggccctgggggtggcaGAGTGCAGGCAGGGGTCTGCCCTCCCTGGTGACAGTGGTGGAGATGCCGGGTGTCCTTGCAGGCCATCATGTCCTACCTGTTTGACTTCAGCGATGGGCACAAGGTGAGTCTGCCCCCGGTGTGGGATGGGTGCAGGGTGCCATCGACATCCTCTCCCTGAACCCCCCCTAACCTGACACCCAGCAGGCCGAGACCCCACAGCGCCCCTGGCGATCCTATTTCGACCTCATTGTGGTGGACACCCGCAAGCCACTCTTCTTCGCTGAGGGCACTGTCCTGCGCCAAGTCAACACGGTGGGGACCCCTCCACTGCCATGGGGCCAGTGGGCACTACCTGGGAACTACAAGGGCTCCCACAGGCACGGGGGATGGATTCGCAATTGGGTGGGCACTGAGCAGGCACAGGTAACAGTACTCCCCATCCTGGGGTCCTCTTGTCTTGTAGGATACAGGGAAGCTGCGCATTGGAACGTACACCGGCCCGCTCCAGCACTGTGCCGTCTACTCTGGCGGTGAGCGCCCGGCCAGGCTCCATGTGCAGCTCGGGGGAACGTGCCCGCACCGTCGCCCTGACTTCTGGCTGTCGCAGGCTCCTCGGACATGGTGTGTGACCTGCTGGGCGTGAAGGGCAAAGACATCCTCTACATGGGGGACCACATCTTCGGGGACATCCTCAAGTCCAAGAAGCGGCAGGGCTGGCGTACCTTCCTGGTGGTGCCAGAGCTGGCCCGTGAGCTGCAGGTCTGGACGGAGAAGAGCGGTGAGCAGCGCCCGGCCAGGGACACAGCCAAGCCCAGCTAGGGGAGGTGGCTTGGAGCCTCCTGCCCCCCCTCTTTGATGGCAAAACCAGCCCTGGTGTGGTGTGCCCAGACACCCCATGTCAGTTGTGCTGGGCAGCAGTGGACATTGCCTGCACTGAGCTGGCCCCGTTACACTTGCAGAGCTGTTTGAGGAGCTGCGGAGCCTGGACCTTTTCCTGGCGGAGCTGTACCAGTGAGTGGGCACTGGGTGGGCAGGGGGCATGGGGGGGGTGGTGCAGGCACCCATGGGGGACCCTCCAGGTGAGCCCCCAGCCGGGTCTCTCCCACTCCAGGCACTTGGACAGCGGCAGCAGCGAGCGCCCGGATATCAGCTCCATCAAGCGTCGGATCCAGGTGATGCCTGGGGCACCATCCCTGTTGGCACACGGCACAGCCCCCCACAtggatttcctcctcctccatggaGGGGGGAGCACCGGGGGGGCTGTTGGGTGCCCTGACCACCCAACCCGCTGCATGCGCAGAAAGTCACGCACGAGATGGACATGTGCTATGGGAAGATGGGCAGCCTCTTCCGCTGCGGCTCGCGCCAGACACTCTTCGCCAACCAGCTGATGCGCTACGCAGACCTCTACGCCGCCTCCTTCATCAACTTCCTCTACTACCCCTTCAGCTACCTCTTCCGAGCACCCCCTGTCCTGGTATGTAGCTCCCAGCCCCCCCTGCTCACccaccgtgcctcagtttccctccctgcctggggtggggaggcaggTACAGGGATGATGGAGGCGTTTGGTGGGCACCCAACCCCTTAGCTGGTCGGTGCTTGGCCCCTCTCTGCAAGCCTTCTCCCTGCCACAGATGGCACACGAGTCGACGGTGGAGCACGGCCGCCTGGACGCGGGGGAGGCAGGCACAGCTCTGGCACCCTGGCTGGCCCAGCATGGCCACCCCGGCCAGCAGGTGGGTGGCAGGGGACTGAGGAGCAGAAGGGCAGAGGAGTCCCAGCACCAGCAACCCCAATGCCAGTGGGGTCCTGTGCCCACTGAGCCCCCCACCTCCTTCTCAGGTTGCTGGGGTATGCCAGGACTccagcggggaggaggaggatgatggaGAAGCCTGAGCCCACCCCAGCGCTGACGGCTGCTGAGCTGGCAGTAGCCAGCCCCCCGGCAGGGCATTCGGTGGCCCTGGACCACTTGTGCTGCCAGCCCAAAGTCGCCCATGGTCAGCTACCGCCTCCACTGGCCACAGGACAGCTGGTGGCCCTGCCCCATGCCCCAAGTCACACCTCTCCCCGTGCAGCATTGCCCTTCTCCCGACTGTGCCAGGAGCTGGGAGAAGGGCCCCCCAGAGCCCACAGGCTGCCCGGTGCCCCCACTTTCACTCATGGGTCCCCTCACCAGCatcagctgcttctcccagccaGCTCGACACCAGCCTGGGGCCGCCCAATGCCAGGGAGAGCCGGCAGCGCCGCTGCTGTGGGTATCACTGGAAACCTGCTTTGGACGGATCGGTGGTCCCGGCAGCCCCTGCTCCTCCAGCTTCAGTGCCTGGCCCAGGCACCACTGCGCTGGGGCCTGGCTCCCGGTGGTGGTGGGTGGATGTTGCTCAAGCACAGAAGAGCTCTGGAGGCAACTGCTGCTCCCTGGAAATCCCTTTTACTCGCTATTACcctcttctgttttctgcccGTTTCTATTTATAAAAGATGCTCAAACTCCTGGCACCGCAGAGATATAAAAATGGCTACTTTAAAGGAAAACTGCTTTGCCCCTGagcctgggaggtgggggcaaaGGGCAATTCCCAAATCCTCAGCCAGCAGCTGGGACAAGTGCAAGCCCCTGGGCGGAGGGTGGCAGCCCCGAGACACCCCCGCTCTGCCGGCACTGTCCTGCACACCAGAGGAGGGGGCCGAGCCTGCCACCCTCCGCAGACCCGTGCCAGGAATTCCAGCTACTGCTCTAAGACTTCTTCCAGCATCGAGGTTTCTCAATAAAGATGCTGACCCAACGGTGGTGGTGGCTGTGTCGGGAGGAGGCAAAAGGGTGGGATGAGGACTGGACTGCGGTTTGGGGACAGGGAGGCGATGACAGGGCTCCCCTTCATGGCAGCCACACGGCTTTACTCCTCACAGCAGGGAAACCGTCCCGATCCACAGCAACCCTCCCTGCGACAGCacgctccccctccccccctgcccccatcccaccagcaggaaacgaaacttgtccaggcagggagaaggggaagaaaaaaaacccacaaaccctaaATCCTGGAGggcgcaggttgaaatttgaactggccaatagggacccaccaagtgcaccgaggtgaccctcctggctaATAGGGATTAAATGCCCACAGGTGGGATTTGACAGGGCTATAAAGGGCTCCCGACGGAGGAGTTAGTCCTCCTTGGAGTGGCGGCTTTGCAGGCAGGggctccccctcgggtcggggcactaCCCAgcgtaactcctcgagggagagaacCCTCAGCTTTTGGGTGAGTGATATGCACGTTTTGGAGCCAttactttaaatcttggggattcttaagtcggccatgtagtattaattctctttacatcatcaAGGCTGTGGTTTtgtaaaatgttaccggacttctaattaacttttactgaagaataaatctgagttttaacacctgttggatttggttatgcGTGCATCTGGAACAGTCTTGTCACCAGCTGCCTTGTGCCACCGCTTGCTCTTGGTATGAGGACAGCCCTTGAGGGAGGTGAAGCCGCTGTAGGGGCCCTGAGCGCACTAATAGGGCTCAGCTGCCCTCGCTGTCCTGTCCCAGACCCCTAGCCATGCCCAGGGGACTGGCAGCCTGCACTGCTGCGTCCCCAGGACCTCTGCGCCCCTTGCATGTGCCGCCTTCATCCTCCTCGGGGCCTGTGTGGGAGCTGCTGTGGTCCCGAAGGTACCCCAGGCCCTGTAGCCCCTCACCAGTCTGGCGTAGCTGGTGCTGCTACGAGAGACGCAAGACATGGGCTCTGTGTGAGCCTCTCAGTGGGGAACATCCAGATGCTGTCTGGGTAGGGTGCAACACAGCTCTGGAGCAAATCCCTCAGGACATTGCTTGCAAAACACCGGCAGGTGCCTGGAGCATTGCGGAATCTGACTGACATCATCCTACAGCAGGAAAATCGGGGCGTGCGTCACAGCAGAGGAGCCAAGGGCAGTCCCAGAGGACACAGCCCATCTCCAACCCCGGACCTTGCACGCTACTCGCTAGGCCACATTACATCTCTACtgcaagtttttatttatttaaacagcgCTTATATATTTGAAACAGTGCTTATTATGTGCCACTGCTACCTATTTACATCTGTGAGGCAAAAGAATTCAGCGGAGCATGTGCAAGGCAGCATGGGGAAGCAAGCAGCCTGCACCCCGCCGGGAATCCCTCAGCAGCACTCTGGGGGATACAAACTCAAACCCTCCAGCTCCGTCACCTCTGGCAAAGCCTTGTTTTTCCGGAAGAAGAACTGAGTCTCCTCCTCAGCATCCAGGATTTCACTGAGGGATGACACCACAGGGTCATGGTCCTTCAGCATCTCTGGGTAGCGGCTCCCAGCCCACCCTATCCGCAGCGAGCGCCGCACTGGTGTCACGAATTTCAGCTCCTGGCCTTCCAGTAACTCCTTTCCTCTGCAGAGAAGACAAGACCCTTTAGATAAACCCTGCAGAGGAGTGCTGGCACAGAGGGTGCTTGCTTCTAGGAGCGGGCAGCTCAGCCTTACCTGGATGCAGACGTAACTTGTAACTTGATTGAGATGGGCAGGCTGGTCAGGGGCTTCCCTGTCATGCAGGGAGTTGCTACCACCTGCTGCCTCTCACTCGGGCAAGGCGTTGTAGGCTCCCAAGGAATGGGCTGCTCAGCCTTTTCCCctgacaggagaggaaaagggcAGCACTGTTGCAGAGAGcggcagctggggagggactaCAACACTGCGGTGCTCTGGACGTGGACGAGGGCACCTTGCTACAGAGGCATGCTGGGCCGGGATTGTGCCCAGCCCTGGCAGAGGAATCTTGCCCCATTTTCGAGGATCAGGATTCCGGACTTTCACAACACTCGGTCTCCAAACAAAGTCAATAAGGACACAGGGTGCTGGGACAGACTGCAAACCATGCTGCTTCCCAGCCTGCAGTGGCAGGGAACCCCAGGCTGCCCATGCTCTAGCCTGCCCCCACATTCACATTACCTTCTGATGTTTGGTCTGCAGCCTTCAAAATATCAAGGACAACTTCTCTGAGCTCCTGGAGTGGctacaggaaaagcaaaatgcgGGTCAAGGCAGGCCTCACTTGGGAACGGTGGTTGGAGTTACAACTGAATAGGAGAAAAGGGTTTTGCTGCATCGCAACAccctgtgctggaaacagtggcAAAAGGCTGCAGAATTTCCCTTCTCTAAGTGAGATCTGTCAGCACACAGGCATAGCTAAGCAGCCATCGACGCCGTGTGGGTAAATCCCACCAgatgctgcacttgcactgctcagaacagcacagagctgctgtcaCATTGCTTCCAGCTACAGCTCCGACACGGCGCAGAGTACGTACGTGTCCTCCCCCTGACCCTGTTCATGCCTGCACGGCACTGTCTGCTTGGCTGATGAAAGCCAAAGGTGTTTCTATGGGACAAAACTGGCAGCTCAAAAGGCTTTTTCACTGCTGATTAGTGCTGCTAAACTCATCCCAAAATCCAACCCCTGGATCTTGAGGAaacctgctgctgcagaggtgggGAACGTGGGGAGCTACTGAAGAGAAGCATGCCTCACTCACCACAGCACCAGCGCAGACTGCTGCTTTGTACAACCCCATCACGTCAAAAGGGCCACTCCGGGCGAGCAGTTTTGCTTTGCAGGTCCAGAACTTGGCAAATTTCTCTGCCTGGGGCACGTGGGACAGCACTGCAGAGATCTCCTCTGCCTGGACACCCTAGGAGAAGGGGACAAGGGCCAAAGATGTGCACTGGGGGAGCTATCAGTGCGTAACCACTCTCCCAGCACTCTCTATGAAAAGGAGGGTCTGAAGAGTCTGGTTTTGCAAGTCTCCTGAGTGACCATGTACAGATAATAGCTTTACTGCCTGTATTTTCCCCTTTCTAAAATGAGTCTAGTATTTCAGAGGGATGTCAAGGGATAGACTCTTCAGTGCTGGCACTAACAGAGCCATTAAACCCCAAAGTGGGGCTAGTGGTCAGCATTCCCAGAGGTGATAATTCACAGCAGCTGTGAGGTCCACCAGGAACATATCTCGTGCTGGCTTGATCAGCCTGGGTTGCTGCCACAGAAATTTCTGCTGCAGACTGCACTGCCAGGTACCAGGAATAACATAGACAAGTCTTGTGACCGGGTGTTGCTCTCTTTTCCTGTTAGTGCATCTCGCTGCATGCCTTTGGCCTATCTGTAACTCCACGAGGACTTTTAATTGTCCTACACATGATGTTATCCCTCTGGCCACTGCAGCTAAGCGAGCAAGAATGCTTGCTCCAAACCCTTCTATGCTGTTCTGGGGACATGGCCCTCCTCTCCTGAGATGCTCTGGGAGAAGAGGAGCCTGTTCAAGCATCTCCTTTCCCATTCCCACCTCCTCAATGAGCTTCAGGCACTCAGTTAATATGTTGTTGATCTTCtccaggcagagctgctctggtttcttttgctcttctttctccttGATAGTTCTGCAGGACAGCTTCACTGCCTCTTTCTGAAGCAGCATCATAGGTGGCCGCTTGTATGTCTTGCCTTTGGATGCCAACCACTCCTGCAGCTGTTTCCTGTCAAAGGACCAGGGGATCACTGTTACCACCCCAGCAGACCGCCAGCACTCACCAGGCTACTGTTTTCCCTTAGAATCTCCCTCTAGCCAACTTCAGCTGCTCAGGAAGAACCAGTTCATCTATCCTAAAAATGTATCTGAGCTCTAGGCTGGGAAAGGAAAACCCTCTCAAGTTTAAGCGTGCCT from Accipiter gentilis chromosome 28, bAccGen1.1, whole genome shotgun sequence carries:
- the LOC126051488 gene encoding cytosolic purine 5'-nucleotidase-like isoform X3, with amino-acid sequence MGSEGEWGPAAAPAATPAPTPGPGDPRALRRDCQHRIFVNRSLALEKIKCFGFDMDYTLAMYKSPDYEELAFALLLEHLVSIGYPHEILAYKYDPTFPTRGLVFDALYGNLLKVDSHGNLLVCAHGFRFLKGAEILHYYPNKFIQRDDMKRFHILNTLFNLTEAHLYACLVDFFTNCSRYVNCDTGYKHGNLFMSFRSMFQDVREAMDSVHLSGCLKEKTLENLEKYVVKDPRVPLLLSRMKEVGKVFLATNSDYNYTDAIMSYLFDFSDGHKAETPQRPWRSYFDLIVVDTRKPLFFAEGTVLRQVNTDTGKLRIGTYTGPLQHCAVYSGGSSDMVCDLLGVKGKDILYMGDHIFGDILKSKKRQGWRTFLVVPELARELQVWTEKSELFEELRSLDLFLAELYQHLDSGSSERPDISSIKRRIQKVTHEMDMCYGKMGSLFRCGSRQTLFANQLMRYADLYAASFINFLYYPFSYLFRAPPVLMAHESTVEHGRLDAGEAGTALAPWLAQHGHPGQQVAGVCQDSSGEEEDDGEA
- the LOC126051488 gene encoding cytosolic purine 5'-nucleotidase-like isoform X2 is translated as MGSEGEWGPAAAPAATPAPTPGPGDPRALRRDCQHRIFVNRSLALEKIKCFGFDMDYTLAMYKSPDYEELAFALLLEHLVSIGYPHEILAYKYDPTFPTRGLVFDALYGNLLKVDSHGNLLVCAHGFRFLKGAEILHYYPNKFIQRDDMKRFHILNTLFNLTEAHLYACLVDFFTNCSRYVNCDTGYKHGNLFMSFRSMFQDVREAMDSVHLSGCLKEKTLENLEKYVVKDPRVPLLLSRMKEVGKVFLATNSDYNYTDAIMSYLFDFSDGHKQAETPQRPWRSYFDLIVVDTRKPLFFAEGTVLRQVNTDTGKLRIGTYTGPLQHCAVYSGGSSDMVCDLLGVKGKDILYMGDHIFGDILKSKKRQGWRTFLVVPELARELQVWTEKSELFEELRSLDLFLAELYQHLDSGSSERPDISSIKRRIQKVTHEMDMCYGKMGSLFRCGSRQTLFANQLMRYADLYAASFINFLYYPFSYLFRAPPVLMAHESTVEHGRLDAGEAGTALAPWLAQHGHPGQQVAGVCQDSSGEEEDDGEA
- the LOC126051488 gene encoding cytosolic purine 5'-nucleotidase-like isoform X1, producing the protein MGSEGEWGPAAAPAATPAPTPGPGDPRALRRDCQHRIFVNRSLALEKIKCFGFDMDYTLAMYKSPDYEELAFALLLEHLVSIGYPHEILAYKYDPTFPTRGLVFDALYGNLLKVDSHGNLLVCAHGFRFLKGAEILHYYPNKFIQRDDMKRFHILNTLFNLTEAHLYACLVDFFTNCSRYVNCDTGYKHGNLFMSFRSMFQDVREAMDSVHLSGCLKEKTLENLEKYVVKDPRVPLLLSRMKEVGKVFLATNSDYNYTDAIMSYLFDFSDGHKAETPQRPWRSYFDLIVVDTRKPLFFAEGTVLRQVNTDTGKLRIGTYTGPLQHCAVYSGGSSDMVCDLLGVKGKDILYMGDHIFGDILKSKKRQGWRTFLVVPELARELQVWTEKSELFEELRSLDLFLAELYQHLDSGSSERPDISSIKRRIQKVTHEMDMCYGKMGSLFRCGSRQTLFANQLMRYADLYAASFINFLYYPFSYLFRAPPVLMAHESTVEHGRLDAGEAGTALAPWLAQHGHPGQQVGGRGLRSRRAEESQHQQPQCQWGPVPTEPPTSFSGCWGMPGLQRGGGG